GCACACACTGTGCGAACCCAACGACTGACAGTTAAACACGTATTGTTTACCATACACAAACCAACACAAAACAATTGTAAATAATTGGAAAAGGAatatatacaaataaaaacgaacAAGTTGAGATTGACGAGAAACGAACCGAAGATTGGAGTTTCAAATCGTGATAGAAAGATTTCGGAAATTAACTGGAGTTGTTTTATGTTTGCCGAAAGTGGTGAACATTCTGAGAAAAGAAGGTGCCACAATTGAAAAGGTGTACTGCGGCAATCAGTGCTTATACATGCATGTCggtggtattttttggtgttgagtacttttgtactcgcctgttgttgtgcagaccggaatgcgtttccctaaaacgtacttttaaactgagatgtctgggaaaatcgttaTTTAATATACTAGAAATGAATGAACTTTAGCATTTCGAGAACTACgttaacatgagatgtgcaatattttcaaacgtaaaaggatgtttgcattctaaaataatattcgaagtggtaaacaagtggatcgcATAATAGAGtatttctacgtcgaaaatatgcggtcgtgtcctagatacaaccccttacaattttttttctatttgagggctgaccccggtctggaaggtcgaaaaaatcgatttatttgtttttcatttttgggaAGTTTATTCCTTCAGAAATTTTATCCTGAAAGGAAATCCGTATGTAGCGCTTTAGGTATTAGCCTAATATTTCACTATATTACTTGTGTTTGGTGAACAAACACAGAGCCATCTGTGAGAAACAGCCCACAACGCTTGCAAGGGAATTTCTGACAGTCAAGCGAAGCCATAAAaccaaaataaagaaaaaaaaacaagttgactTCCGGCAATCGACATCTTTAAAAGGGTATTAGATCGCATGCAGCGCTCTTTTTTACCTTTCGGTGCTTTGATGGAGACAGCCTGCTAGATGACTGGCTATATTTATTTgttgaaataaagggtgtgtcacatcaaattgtagaaatttaatttttaggaattatatcttcagctttcgcttataatcagataagagtgtatagatcacgttggccatgcttcactgtcaatttttcgtaaatttggaaaaatgtcgtcgaacgaaaaagagcttcgtgaattaatcctgtgcactcatttcgagaatccagggttgtcacatcgggacatcggtaagatgctgggaatcgtccaatccacggtcagcagagtactaaaacgatacttcgagaacctaaccatcgaccggaaggtgaagaacggcaaaaatggatgctccgtcagtgaaaaagatcacaagcgcgtagttaggcagtttagacgtgatccgagaagttcggtccgggatgtcgccaataagctgaatttgtcaagttcattcgtccagcggaccaagcagcgggagggcctgcgtacatacaaggttcagaaggctcctaaccgcgacgaaaggcaaaacatggtggggaagacgcgagctcggaagctgtacaccgaaatgctgacgaagccgcattgcctggtaatggacgacgaaacctacgtcaaagcggactttcgtcagctgccgggtctgttgttcttctccgcagaggacaaagtcagcgttccggagaagattcgcaagcagaaactatccaagtttgccaaaaagtacatggtgtggcaaacgatctgctcttgcggaaagcggagcgcccccttcgtgatgaccggcacggtaaacgggcaggtttaccttaaggagtgcctacagaagcgcttactaccactattgaagcagcacgaccattctggccggatctcgcttcgtgccactattcaaaggacgtgttggagtggtacgtagccaacggggtcaccttcgtgccaaaggaaatgaacccgcccaacgtgccggagcttcgcccaataaagaaatattgggcgattatgaagcaggccctccggaagaacccacaagttatcaaatcggaggcggacttcaagagaaaatggatttctgttcaaaaaaaactacaacctgacgttgtacagaaccttatggacggggtaaagaggaaggtgcgagcatacgggtttgggcccgaagtatgaataaaaagaaaatgccaaaagttgtttaatagttttcattttactgtctaaaattttcaaaaggatcggtctactgggcgaatttctacagcgttttttccgtgatgcaatttgatgtgacacaccctttagccgaTATTGCGAAAATGTATCGCATGGTGAAGTTGAATTCAGCAGATCAGCCACTCCAGCGCATTCTCTGGAGAAAATCTGCCAACGAACCGGTAACCGCCTTCCAGCTGACGACAGTCACATATGGCACAGCCTCCGCACCATACCTGGCGACGAAGTGCATTCAACGGTTGGCGAATGATGCAAAACACACACATCCTGTAGCAGCAGAGGTGGCtcggaaggatttttatgtagaTGACCTTCTGAGTGGTACAGACAGCATCAAAACTGGAAAGCAACTTGTCTGCCAACTCATCGATATGTTCAACTCTGCCGGATTCAGTTTGAGAAAGTGGAGCTCTAACAATTTGGAGCTTATCGATGATGTTCCTTCAGAACTTCGCGATAATCGCTCAACCTTTGAGATTGATTCATCGTCTACTGTGAAAACCCTAGGGCTTATTTGGGAACCATCCGTCGATAAATTCAATTACGCCATACCTCGTTGGAGCTCTGAACCTACAATCACCAAGAGAGTTGTTTTGGGAGACATAGCTCGCATTTTTGACCCACTTGGTCTCATCGGTCCTGTAGTGGTACAGGCGAAAATATTTTTACAAGAGCTGTGGAAACTAAAGGGTGATTGGGATGAGCCATTATCCGTCAGTCATCACGAGTTCTGGTTAACGTACCGCAGAAATTTAACTGCCCTCGAGTCACTCAAGGTTCCTCGATGGATTGGATTTACCAATGATGCGAGCCACGTGGAAGTCCACGGCTTCTGTGACGCATCAGAAGCAGCGTATGGTGCGTGTCTATATTTACGCTGCACCTCACTTGATGGATCAGTTAGCGTTCGTCTCATCACGGCCAAATCAAAAGTTGCGCCAATAGAAGTTATCaatcgaaaaaagaaaaaacaaaccATCTCACGTTTAGAACTATCATCCGCTTTATTGCTGAGCCATTTATACGAGAAGGTTCGCAAAAGTATACAAATCCCGTCCCATGCATATTTTTGGACCGATTCGATGATGGTGAAGTGCTGGTTATCATCGCTTCCGTCTCGTTGGCAAATCTTCGTAGCCAATCGAGTTTCGGAGATACAGCATATCACGAAGGACGGATGCTGGAATCATGTAGCTGGCGAAAATAATCCCGCCGACATCATCTCACGCGGAATGATTCCCGCTCAATTACAATACCAATCTGTTTGGTTTGAAGGTCCACTTTGGCTGCGCTTCGATCGATCCTTGTGGCCGATATCTACTGACACCATGTCAGAAGGAGATGAAGCTCTCTTGGAGGAAAGGTCTACCACGATCCTCGCTACTCACAATCAATCTACGAACGAGTTGATTCTTCTACGATCCTCATTTCCTGAACTAGTCATATTAATAGCATTGATTCGCCGATTCATCCTGAACGCAAAAACGAAGGAACGTAACAGTAGACATATCGGTTTGCTGACGCATACAGAGCATGAAGATGCCTTGCAAGTTTTAATCCGCTTAGCTCAACGGGAGAGTTTCCCGACTGAATTGAGAGACCTCTCCCACGCTCGTTCGATTAATCAATCATCGAAAATCACATCTTTGAATCCCATTCTGGTCGACGGTATAATACGCGTAGGCGGGCGGCTGGCAAACGCACCAGTGTCCGAAAACAGGAAACACCCCATGATTTTACATCACCAGCATCCATTGACTAAACTAATTATGGAACATTACCATCGTAAGCATTTCCACGCTGGCCAGCAATTCTTGATCGCCTCGGTTCGGGAGCGTTATTGGCCGACGAATGTTCGCAGTCTCGCTCGCAAAGTCGTTTTCGAGTGCACATCATGTTTCCGTAACAAACCTACGGTTCACCAGCAACTGATGGCAGATCTCCCAGCAGATCGTGTAAGCCCCGCAGCAGCATTTATCAAGATCGGGGTAGATTTTTGTGGTCCCTTCTTTATACGCTATCCTGGTCGTCGTACCACATCAATAAAATGCTACGTGTCAATCTTCGTCTGCCTGACGACGAAAGCAGTGCACATGGAGGTGGTTGCTGACCTCACAACCCAGGCATTCCTCGGAGCCCTTAAGCGGTTCGTTTCTATACGTGGAAAACCGTCAGTCATCACCTGCGACAACGCCACCAATTTTGTTGGAGCCAATCGAGAGCTGGAACTACTTCGACTGCAGTTGTGCAATCAACAATTTCAACATACTGTTACTCGCGACTGTGAAACTGAAGGGATCCAGTTTAAATTTATCCCACCAAGATCTCCAAACTTCGGCGGACTGTGGGAGGCCGCCGTAAAATCGTTCAAAACGCAGTTTCGTAAAACGATTGGATCCAGAGTTTTAACATATGACGAGCATATATATGGTACAGCAGTTAGCAGCAATTTTGAACTCTCATCCTTTAACGCCACTCAGCAACGACCCCAACGACTATGAGGCCTTAACACCAGGGCATTTCATAGCGGGAAGACCTCTTGTGTCAATTCCCTCACCAGATTTGCAGGAAATTCCTGAGAATCGCTTATTCTTGTGGCAGAAGTCGCAAAGTTATGTATGTAGATTTGGCGGAAATGGAAAACACACTACCTTTCCGATTTGCATAACCGGACAAAATGGACCCAGAAGCGCGACAATCTCATCGTTGGCACCATGGTTCTGGTTAAGGACGATAATCTTCCTCCTCAGAAGTGGTGTCTGGGAAGAATAGCGGAAACGATTCCTGGATCAGACGGGATAATCCGTGTAGTGACCGTTCGCACGAAGGATGGTCTGTTCAAGAGAGGCATCTCAAAAATTTGTGTGCTTCCAGTTCGAGACAACTGCTCACCACCAATAGCAGAAGAGTGTAAACCTCTTCCATCGTAGGTGCTTCGGCACCGCGGAGACTTCCTAATGGAAGTTCTCCGCCGTTCAGTTAAGTATTTGTTTCATTGTATATTTCAAAAAGCTCAAGGAATGTTCATCCACCATAGACAGATTTCTCCACGTCCCGGGTGGGACGATCACCCACGTGGTATCATCATTTAGTTAACAGTCCACGCCAGACCGTCAATTGTATTTCGGTGAAGGTCTACagcatgtttctccattactcTCGTGCATGTTCCATCCAAGGCAATCTTACTACCCTAACCAGCAAGAAGATACAAGCAATTATTTTGTAGCAGAATCGTGGCAGTTTGTTGGATATTCCTCCATCCGAGCATTGGTACCATTGCTCGGACAGCTGTATTCGCTTACGACAGGACATCAGAAGGACTGGCCATCTTACCCTGAAGTCCATGTCATCGCAGTCAGCATCGTATGAAATCCACAAGGCAGCTCATAATCATCAAGCATCCATTCAGTCGTCGTCAATGTCATTGCGCGTATCATTTGTTCCAGTATTGATCCATCGTCACCCGCATCAGTGGAAATTGCCCAGGAGAACATTTTGTGTTGATGTCAACATTGGAAACCATCGATCTCATCGTATTTGAAGTTTATCAAACAGAAGAAGAGGAAACATCGTCACATCCCCACATCAACCAGAAGAGGAAACATCATCGCATGTCGCAGCCCCATCCGACCATTCAACAACACGTAGTCCACGTAGGAAGCAGAATCACCATCAGAAGAAGTCAAATGGATACAGTCTCCATCATCATTTCGATTATAAAATTAGTTAGATTAGtatgaaatattgaaatcctATGATTTCAAGGCGGGCGGCATGTTAAGGAATGAAATAGTTATGCCAAGTTGGTCACCCTAACGTGATCCACACTGTTGTACTAAAGACAACACAGTCTTTCTCTTTCGCAACAATGATCGCTCGCTCGCTGGTTGCCAATAGGAGAATTgttctatattcaccactgacCATTGGTATCGTATAAAATACCAGTGGCAGTGGCAGTCAAGTCAGTCACAAATAGAACATCGGATAGATCACATCTCGAATTGATTAAACTTAGTTATACCCGTTTCGGAATACAGTGTTTCTTTGAACCGCGAaatcaaatagtttttttttccaattgtggAATCCAACGGCTAGATCTAATCTTGAACAAAattacttttccatttcaaatatattttctctatactaaagtaatacattttttctggtgagaaaaattgggttcgataatgataattatcttatattgctttgatgagctttttttttctttatttcatccatacataacacaggcgccatcgtccaggaccacagagggcggctttggtacgtgatacgcaccatctaatgactaatcaccatccttctatcattatcactcggttatggacactggtggagtgaacaaacaatacctaacaaccagacaaaacggacccaaatcattatcgaagagtttaacaatgtaattcttcaaacatatctaaaatcAGCGTGTAGCAGAtagcccaacggaatcctacgtcaactacgcggtcgtgtcttggacacaaccctcctgtgacttttttcaaaatgtgtaccgaacacggttttataaagctactggtgaagttttgcacgattttttttactgcgatttgcacaaaaaaaaggtttgcctgtatttacTTTCGGATGTTAATCAGTACCTTGAAAATCAACACTCGGATCTCAAGTTATTTGAAGTTTGCAGGACAATCACTAGCCTCGATTTCGAAACGACTAAACTAAAATCAAGAAACCAAGTTTTCCAAAATGTAGTTTGTACGACAAAAACTCATCAACATTTAGGATCTGATCAGTGTGTAAGTGTAAGAGTTGGCCGAAATTATTTCGAACACTATTCGAATTCTATCAACCAGTGGTAAAGTGAGAATGGCATGAGATGAATCCGGTCAATACTCTGGGACTGAGGTCAATTGAGAAATACAGTCGGACAAACTCACAGCGGATAACGAGAATCGCGGATAATTCAATAAAGGACTAACAATGTggtagaaaaacaaaaaaaaatgtgtcagCATGACAACTACTTTTTATCAATACACAAATCATGAAACTATTATGTACACCAGTGGACAAATAATGTAAAAATCATGACCAAAAAAAGAGCATAAGCCTACCTCTTACTGgcaaattccgggaaggcctTTAGATTTACTATGTAACTCCCTTTCAAGGAACTGCAACTACAACTGAAGTGAAGGATTTGAAGAAGAGAAACAGTTTCGAAACTAGAGATGAAAACAGGAAGGAACAGCTGCATATAAATAGTGAAAGTAAAagttgagagagagagagaatgtgAAAGGCAGATGGAGGATTTAATGATTACActacaaaataataatttattagTCTAATACAATAAGTTATGTTACGGTTgagtcataagtagcgggacttAATTAAAACacgtttggtatttttttttttaattcaattcttTATTACCACACACACAAATCCATACAATGTTACTTTTGAGGTGTGAAACAATTGAACAGATTCCCCAAGATTCCCGGAACCCTCGCCATCATAGTCtggaccaaggcgcctagaagtatatcctgaggtgggccaacttgctaaagccactcttcagccatcttggaagtctactgtgttttgtttgaaaacaaaacacaatatgcttgtgcccaagctcgctcgtgatcagtctgtctctttcacgctccaagcaaataattcctctCCTGACAAAACGGCCTCACCATagaatatacttctaggcgccttggtctgGACCACCTCGATATCCACTTTTTTGACACATCTGATGGAATTTGAGTTGCTGTGCTGTGCTGGTCTCCCTTCCGTTTTCGTTCACCGACTGGGACGGTATGGCCTAATACGATTCGAATTTTGGGAAATAGTTCTTTGTGTAGCCACCTTCGATTTCGGTTGCTGTCCAAGCATTCGAAAGACACGCTATTGGAGAAAACTTTGTTCGGCGCCCTTCATCTTAAATAAACGAAAACCCACTTAGCACGAACAACGCCCACAAAGAGGAGAACAAATCCACAAACAGTTATTGGTCTCTCTCTAGCTAGCGCGTGTGGCGGAAAACATAACATGAATTTAGTTCCGCTATTCATGATTCACCCGTTAACCAACAACCAACAAAGATACTATTTTTAAATGATGGTGTGTGCGTAACTTCATCTTTACTCGTGTACAGGATCCGTTGGTTTAGGGTttgaaaagtttttgaaaagaATCATAACCcattgcatgaaacatcgagatttactgttatttggaaaaaaaattgtcaaaaatggtcgattttgtctgaaaagtcgatttttgacgaaaattttattttcgagataacagtaaatctcgacgtttcatgcgattttgagatatttggcatcaaaaaacattttttgaaaacacCGATTTCCTTtccctccttgggtgatttttcgattttcagaaaactgaaattttgagatctgcgacaatagtaaatgaagtttgtatgagctaatattttgcagagtgtactttatcgtgcaaataatcaatttctctatttttttttgtcgagtgtagaatgACGATGCGTCGGATACCGTCTCACATCTTCGTTCAAAAATGTGAAACGTGAGTCGTTTTTAAAAGCTCATGCTGCAACAGAGCATACTTTGAAGCTTTAGTGAACTTGTGGTATATTTCAAATGggtgtgaaatatttcatttgaaaaatttcgATTTGTTCAGCATAATGACATAACTTACTCAATTCGAAAAGCACTTTTGATGTACCATTTCACCACATGTGATGCTGTGAAGTTCATGAGAAAGAGATGTGGGTGATATTCCATGTTGAAAAGTTCCCCTCATTGAAGGAACAACACAAATGTGATTCAACACATTTGTAGAGGTTTAACTTGAGCTTTTTAAAATTTATGTCCATAAAATATGTTAAAAAAATGAGCTAATCTTcatatagatatttataataTGTCTGGATAACAtaagttatttccacattttttcaATGGAACTATTTACGTCAATTCCGCAATATTCTTCGATGTATGGTTCCCAGTTGAGCGCCGGTCACCAACACAGTCTTCATGACCCTCTTCACGCCGCTGCCGAAGCAGGACGGAAACAGACACCAAGTCTGCACGAAGAGCTCCCATTTATTCGAGCAACTGCGAACCTCGGAAAGCAAACAGTAATGGGTGGCGGCAGACACGATAAATAAAATAGCCATTAAAATCAATGCAGCTTGATTTTAATAACGTCACGCAACGCCGCGCCGCCCTCACCGGGATAGACTCGTTTACCCACCTACTACTGCTGCTATTACTACCACTCGTGTACACCGTGTCATCGGTTGCCACAGAATATACGCTCACATCTGAAGCTGAAGATGTTTTGGAGCTGCTCCTCCATCCGGAGCGAGCGAAAGCTGTAGGTACCCGTTCTGAGGTTGCATTTTCGTTACATAAACCAAGAAGCTTTTCGCGTTGTCTCTGCCTTGTTACGTATATACACACCGAAGGAGCATCAACACGCAAACTCTTCCATGCGGAGATATGGCCTCCGCAGATTTTTGCATCGACCGTATGACTGCAGTCGACTCTCAGTCTTCCATCGGCGGTCGCAGGTTTGACTTGGAGCGGAGACCGATTTGATTGTACCTGTTTtgattgaatttgattttttcttgcATCGGATTCGGCTGTAAAAAGAGGGTGACTTTGTCTGCAACTTTACACAGAAATTTAAAAGCCTCAGAGggaagtttttttgacgtaggactacgtctaaccggaagatatagggggtgaaatggaaatctaggcactgaacaagtaggaaaaaatgcaagatttggaacgcttataactcgatcatttctcaatagatcgcaaaggtttttgcatcaattgataggaaatatatctacgcatctatcataacgaataacatttcatttttcttgagataaataattgaataat
The Toxorhynchites rutilus septentrionalis strain SRP chromosome 2, ASM2978413v1, whole genome shotgun sequence genome window above contains:
- the LOC129765523 gene encoding uncharacterized protein LOC129765523; translated protein: MYRMVKLNSADQPLQRILWRKSANEPVTAFQLTTVTYGTASAPYLATKCIQRLANDAKHTHPVAAEVARKDFYVDDLLSGTDSIKTGKQLVCQLIDMFNSAGFSLRKWSSNNLELIDDVPSELRDNRSTFEIDSSSTVKTLGLIWEPSVDKFNYAIPRWSSEPTITKRVVLGDIARIFDPLGLIGPVVVQAKIFLQELWKLKGDWDEPLSVSHHEFWLTYRRNLTALESLKVPRWIGFTNDASHVEVHGFCDASEAAYGACLYLRCTSLDGSVSVRLITAKSKVAPIEVINRKKKKQTISRLELSSALLLSHLYEKVRKSIQIPSHAYFWTDSMMVKCWLSSLPSRWQIFVANRVSEIQHITKDGCWNHVAGENNPADIISRGMIPAQLQYQSVWFEGPLWLRFDRSLWPISTDTMSEGDEALLEERSTTILATHNQSTNELILLRSSFPELVILIALIRRFILNAKTKERNSRHIGLLTHTEHEDALQVLIRLAQRESFPTELRDLSHARSINQSSKITSLNPILVDGIIRVGGRLANAPVSENRKHPMILHHQHPLTKLIMEHYHRKHFHAGQQFLIASVRERYWPTNVRSLARKVVFECTSCFRNKPTVHQQLMADLPADRVSPAAAFIKIGVDFCGPFFIRYPGRRTTSIKCYVSIFVCLTTKAVHMEVVADLTTQAFLGALKRFVSIRGKPSVITCDNATNFVGANRELELLRLQLCNQQFQHTVTRDCETEGIQFKFIPPRSPNFGGLWEAAVKSFKTQFRKTIGSRVLTYDEHIYGTAVSSNFELSSFNATQQRPQRL